A window from Leptothermofonsia sichuanensis E412 encodes these proteins:
- a CDS encoding DinB family protein, whose protein sequence is MYNGSYYQLMAEYNCWMNQSLYSVCSKIPDEKRKQDLGAFFKSIHGTLNHLLYGDMAWMGRFTNNQFSVAAIGQELYADFEALRVEREKMDQQILEWSMKLDPAWLRQPFEYTSNADGKRRVLPTWILVTHMFNHQIHHRGQITTLIKQLGYDPGVTDIPWLPALNAVV, encoded by the coding sequence ATGTATAACGGTAGCTACTACCAATTAATGGCTGAGTACAATTGTTGGATGAACCAGAGTCTGTATTCAGTTTGTTCAAAAATTCCTGACGAAAAACGTAAACAAGATCTTGGTGCCTTCTTTAAGTCTATTCATGGAACATTGAATCACTTACTCTATGGCGACATGGCATGGATGGGACGTTTTACTAACAACCAATTCTCAGTCGCAGCGATCGGGCAGGAGCTATATGCAGATTTTGAAGCGCTAAGAGTGGAGAGAGAGAAGATGGATCAGCAAATTTTAGAATGGTCTATGAAGCTTGATCCGGCGTGGCTCAGACAACCATTTGAGTACACAAGTAACGCAGACGGTAAACGTCGCGTGCTACCTACCTGGATTTTGGTGACACATATGTTCAATCATCAAATTCATCATCGAGGACAGATCACAACACTAATTAAACAACTTGGTTATGACCCAGGCGTTACGGATATTCCCTGGCTACCTGCTTTAAATGCAGTGGTCTAA
- a CDS encoding cupin domain-containing protein: MHPEMVSQINSTFVVLAENGDAIPVAVSDRFYADLEHQFGDFKGKRLISHYTFEQDWNSWEMHPSGDEFVCLLSGQVDFVLQQNGIESLVSLNTPGDYILVPRGIWHTAKVHSSSSLLFITPGENTQHRSL, encoded by the coding sequence ATGCATCCTGAAATGGTTTCTCAAATCAACTCTACCTTTGTTGTACTTGCAGAGAATGGTGACGCGATTCCTGTTGCAGTGAGCGATCGCTTCTATGCAGATCTTGAACACCAGTTTGGTGACTTCAAAGGCAAGCGGCTGATATCACACTATACCTTCGAGCAGGACTGGAATAGCTGGGAAATGCACCCCAGCGGAGATGAGTTTGTTTGCCTTCTCTCTGGTCAGGTTGATTTCGTTTTGCAGCAAAATGGAATTGAAAGCTTGGTTTCTCTGAATACCCCAGGTGATTACATATTAGTACCTCGCGGAATCTGGCATACTGCCAAAGTTCACTCATCCAGTTCCCTCTTATTCATTACGCCAGGTGAGAACACACAGCATCGATCTCTGTGA
- a CDS encoding nucleotidyltransferase domain-containing protein: MTEHSAWRISLAHKIAPAFTANPAVEACFVFGSAALGISDQYSDLELAFVWSHLPSAEELQGTAQRVGVEGWEIEPYGEAKQRWLEQFYMHGMKVEAGHWTCEMIDNSVIDVVEHYDVSQYGLVFEKQAIAFHLQHAVVLYGTV; this comes from the coding sequence ATGACTGAACATAGCGCATGGCGGATTTCATTGGCTCACAAAATCGCTCCTGCTTTTACTGCTAACCCCGCAGTCGAAGCATGTTTTGTATTTGGCTCGGCAGCATTAGGGATTTCAGATCAGTATTCTGATCTTGAATTAGCCTTTGTCTGGTCACACCTGCCATCCGCCGAAGAACTGCAAGGCACAGCACAACGGGTTGGTGTAGAAGGTTGGGAAATTGAGCCGTATGGGGAAGCAAAGCAGAGATGGTTAGAGCAGTTTTACATGCACGGCATGAAAGTCGAAGCGGGTCATTGGACATGCGAGATGATAGACAACAGTGTGATTGATGTGGTTGAGCATTACGATGTGTCGCAATACGGGCTTGTGTTTGAGAAGCAAGCGATCGCATTTCATCTTCAACACGCAGTGGTTCTTTATGGAACAGTGTGA